Genomic DNA from Acidobacteriota bacterium:
GGGTGAATCGATGACACGGGTGCCAGGGGGGCGGGACGGCGCTGACATGGTGGCGACTTCGGGCGCCTTGCTGGTCGGCGGACGATGGATCGATCGCGACGAGACGATCGAAGTTCGCAACCCGCTCGACGGCACCCTCGCCGGGCGCGTGCCCAGGGGAACCGTCGCGGACGTCGACGAGGCCATTCGGTCGGCGGTCGACGCCCTGCGGACCGATTTTCCGGTGCACGCGCGCTGTGACGTGCTGCTCCGGGCGGCCGCCCTGATCGAACAACGGCAGGACGAGTACGCCTGGCACATTGCCGCCGAAGGGAGTAAGACCATTCGCGAAGCGCGGCGCGAGCCGCCGCGCGCGGCGCAGATCCTCCGGCTCGCCGCCGAGGAGGGGCGCCGTCTGGCCGGCGAGACCCTGCCGTTCGACAGCCGCGTGGGCTCCGAGAACCGCGTCGGCTACTACTTCCGCGTGCCGGTCGGCGTGATCGGTGCGATCACCCCCTTCAACGATCCGCTGGCCAGCGCCGCGCACAAGGTGGCGCCGGCGCTCGCCGGCGGCAATGCCGTCGTCTTGAAGCCGGCGTCGCGGACGCCGCTGTCGCCCTACCAGCTCGCGCGCGATCTCACCGAGGCCGGCCTGCCGCCGGGGCGTCTGAACGTCGTCTTCGGCGGCGGCCACGATCTGGGCGATGCGCTCGTCTCGGATCCGCGCGTCCGCATGGTCACGTTCACCGGCGGGCTGGCCGCCGGCGCGCGCGTCACGCGAAACGCCGGGATCAAGAAGCTGTCGCTCGAGCTGGGGTCGAATTCAGCCGTGATCGTGATGCCGGACGCCAACCTCGATCGCGCGGTGCGCGCGATCTCGGACGGCGCCTTCGCCCAGGCGGGACAGAACTGCCTCGGCGTGCAGCGCGTCCTGATCCATCGCGAGATCTACCACGCGTTCGCGGAGCGGTTCGTGGCGCACGTCGCCACGCTCCGCGCCGGATCGTCGATGGACGCGACGACCGACGTCTGCGCGATGATCAGCGAGCGCGAGGCGGAGCGCGTCGAGCAGTGGATTCGCGAGGCGGTGGACGGCGGCGCCACCGTGCTGGCGGGCGGCGGGCGCCGCGGCGCGCTCGTGCCGCCGACGGTCCTCTCGGGCGTGCCGCGCGGCGTGCGCCTCGACTCGGAGGAAGCGTACGGGCCGGTCGTGTCGCTGTACGAAGTCGGTTCGCTCGATGACGCCATCCAGGCGGCGAACGCCGTCAACTACGGGTTGCACGCGGCCATCTTCACCGAACGCCTCAGCGACGCGTTTGCCGCAGCGCGGCGCCTGGAGGTGGGTGCCGTGATCGTGAACGACTCGACCGACTACCGACTCGACGTGATGCCGTTCGGCGGCACGAAGATGAGCGGCATCGGCCGGGAGGGCATTCGCTTCGCGCTGCAGGAGATGACCGACACGCGCGTCGTGTGCCTGAACGTCTGACATGAAACGTCCCACGCTGCGCTGCCGCGCCACCCTCGCGCTCGCGGGCGTCTGGCTCGGAGTCGCGACCGCCGCCGCTCAGGACCAGACCACTTTCACCGTCGGCACCGCACGGGCGGCTCGCGGGCAGAAGGCGTTCGGCGCGATCGAGGTGCCCGCCGCTGCCGACGCGGGGCTGTCGATTCCCGTCGCGGTGATCCACGGCCCCCGCCCGGGACCCGTGCTCGCGCTCGTCGCGGGCTCGCACGGGACCGAGTACGCGTCCATCCTTGCCGTCGTGCGGCTGATTCAGTCGCTGGAGCCGGCGTCGATCCGCGGCACCGTGATCGCCGTTCCGCTCGTCAACCCGCGGTCGTTTCACGCGATCGTGCCCCATCCCCACCCGGTGGACGGCAGGAACATGAACCGGCGCTATCCCGGGAGCGCCTCCGGCTCGCAGACCGACCGCGCGAGCGCTCTCATCACGCGCGAGGTCCTCGCACGGGCCGACTACCTGATCGACTTCCACGGCGGCGACCTCGACGAGAGCCTCTATCCGTTCGCGTACTGGCCGCGAACGGGACGCGAAGCCCAGGACGCCGCGTCCCGCGCCATGGTCCTCGCCTTCGGGATCGATCACATCGTCCTCTCGACGGTGCGTCCGCCGGACGCGTCGAACCTCACCAGCATCTCGGGCGCGTCGAGCGCCCGCGGCACGCCCACGATCATCGTCGAGGCGGGGCACGCGGGGACCACCGAGCCGGACGACATCCGCGTGCTGGTCGACGGGACCGCGAGCGTGATGCGGCAGCTGGAGATGATCGACGGCCGGCCGGCGCCGATCGAGCGGCCGGTCTGGATCGATCGGATCGAGCGCGTGCCGGGCGGCACGAACGGCGTCTTCCAGCCGCTCGTGCGACGCGGACAGTACGTGGAAGCCGGAATGAAGGTGGGGATGGTGACCGACTATTTCGGCCGGAAGATTGCCGACGCCGTGTCGCCCGTCGCCGGCGTCGTCCTGTTCATCCGCGCGGTTCCGTCGATCGCCAGCGACGAGACGATTGCCTACATCGGCCCGCTCGCGCCGCCCCCCCGGTGACAGGCTCGAGGAGCTGCCGCTTCCCCGCGGGAGACGGCAACTCCTCGACGAGATGCCGGGCTTTGCCTACCGCCGGTTCCAGCCCTTGATCGGGCCGGGGTTCAGGAACTTCTCGGGCTCGATCCGGCCGTTGCGCTTGTAGACGACGCCGTTCTTCATGACGAACTGCACGTTGCGCAGCGAGTCGATGTCGTCGAGCGGGTTGCCGGGGACGGCGATGAGGTCGGCGTACAGGCCGGGTTTGATCGGACCGCGCTCGGCGATGAGGTCGGCCGCCTTGTAGCCGTTGATCGTCATCGCCTTCAGGATGTCCGCGTTCGGGATGCCGGCGGCCTTCCAGGTGCGCAGGAAGTCGATCGTCAGATCCCCCCGCGTCATCCAGCTCCCGTCGTCGCGCTTCATCCGCTCGTTCCAGTAATCCATGTCGGTCGAGAACGTCACGAGGACGCCCTTCTCCCAGGCGCTGCGGAGCTGGGCGACAGCCTGCTGGAACGCCTGCTCGGTGCCGCGGTACCTGGTGAACGGCGTGTCGGTGCTGGCGAGGAACATGCCTTTCTTCGCCATCTGCGCGTGGTGCTCGGAGGTGACGGCCCGGCCGTGCGAGATGATGTAGATGCCCGCGTCGATCGCGCGCTGGACCCCTTCGGGCGTCTGGCAGTGGCCGTCGACCTTGGCGCCTCCCTTGGCGGCCTCGCGGACGACCAGCTGCATGTCCTCGACCGAGTAGCCCCACGGCTTGCAGTCCACGCAGATCTTGATCGTCTTCGCGCCGAAGAGGAGGTTCTCGCGGACCGCGCGCGTGATCTCCTCGGGGCTGTTCGCATCGATGTACTCGGGGTACATGATGTCGTGGTGCTTGTACATTTCCGGGGTCGGCCAGTATTGGCCGCCCGTGCTGCCGATCATCGGCCCGGAGGGGATCACGGTCGGTCCCGGCAGCCAGCCCTGCTCGATCGCCGCCCGCAGGGCGGTGTCCGCGTAGAGCGCGTTGTTGCCGACGTCGCGGATGACGGTGAAGCCCGAGGCGAGCAGCTGCATGCCGTTGGACGCGGCCTGGATGGCACGCAGCGGCGTCGAGTCCTGCACGTAGGTGTAGTAGTAGACGTTGTTTTCCGGGATCTCCTTGTAGGTGATCGCCATGTGTGTGTGCGCATCGACGAGCCCCGGGAGCACGGACATCTGCGAGAGGTCGATGACCTCCGCCCCCTGCGGGATCGGGAGGTTCGCGCCGACGGCCTTGATGCGATCCCCTTCGATCACGATGACCTGGTTGGCGGCGGCCGTGCCGGTCTCGGGATCGATCAGCCGCCCGGCCTTGATGACCCTGACAGCCGAACCTGGCGCCGGCGCGGCAGGCGCGGGCTGGGCCTGCGCGCAGATCGGCAGGAGGACCGCGAGAGTCGACGCGAGCGTAACGGCACGGTTGAGCATTGAACGTCTCCTTTTGAGCTGGGTGTCCCCCGAAGGTGAGCGCCCTGATCAATATGTCCGGCGGCTCGCAGTGTCAAGTGAATATTTCACGAATGAAGCTATGGTATGCCAGCCAGGCACGTTGTTTAGAAAACTAATCGATGCAGCGGATATTTCTGAACATATCCGACGACACGCGGGAGCGTCCACCATGACCTTTACAACCGCCGCACCCGCGCGTAACATCGCGAATCCCGACTCGTCCTGTTTCGCCCCTGGACCGTTCGAATCGGAGCATTCCCATGGCTGGAGCATTCCCATGGCCGAAGACACGAAGTCGCCGGACGGTCCCGTGACGGATGACACGCCGGTCGAACCGGACGCCTGCGCTCTCCCGCGGCCGCTGACGCGTCGCGATTTCCTGGTCCGCAGCAACGCCGGCGCGGTCGCCGTCGGCGTGATGACCGGCGTGGGCTTCGCCGCCACGCTCGATCAGCGGGCCGCCAGGCCGGTCAGACCCGTGTCGCCGGCGGCCGCGCCGATGACGACGCGCCGCGTGACGCTCGACATCGACGGGAAGACGCGCGAGGTCACGGTGGATGTGCGCGAGAGCCTGTGGGAGACGCTGAACTATCAGCTCGGGCTGTCCAACGCGAACCTCGGATGCGACCGCGCGCAGTGCGGCGCGTGCACGGTGCTGGTGGACGGCAGGCCCGTCACCTCGTGCAGCATCCTGACGGCGCGACTGGGCCGCGGCCAGAAGATCCTGACGGTCGCCGGGATCACCCGCGGCCCGGGCGTCGAAGGGCTGCACCCGCTGCAGCGCGCCTTCTGGTTCGAGGGGGGGTTCCAGTGCGGGATCTGCACGCGGGGCGTCATCATGTCCGCCTACGCGTTGCTCGAGCGCAACCGGAACCCGACCGACGCGGACATCACGGAGGCGCTCGCCGGCAACATCTGTCGCTGCGGCGAATACGTGGGCATCATAAGCGCGGTCAGAAAGGCGGCCGCCGAGATGCGCGGCGAGCCGGTGACCTACAGCGCCGCGCCGAAGACCGGGATGACGGCCACGGCCGCGGCGGCACCCGCGGGCGAGAAGGCGTCGAAGCAGTTCGAGTTCGTGACGCCGCTCGGCACCATCGAGGTGTACGACGAGATCGCGCTCGAACTCAAGCAGACGCCCGGCATCGTGGACGTCTCCGGCTCGGAGCGGACGATCGCCGTGACCTGGGATTCCGCGAGGCTGGACGAGGCCAGGGTGCGGCAGCTGCTCGCGCAGTCCGGGCATCCCGTCAGGTGAGAGCCGAGGAGCCACGCGATGATGGACCGAGTCGATGCGATGCGTGTCGTGCAGGAGCCGGCCTATGCCGCCAGCCTGACCGACGATCAATGGCGCGTGCTCGCGCTCGACCCGGCGTGGGACGAGCTCCTCGGTGAGTTTCATGAGCTTGTCGCGCCGGTCATCGCGCGGTACGGCGCGAAGCTCGGCATGCCCGAGCCCCAGGCGGTGCCTTCGGCGCCGGACGGCGTCGATCAGCAACGGTCGTTTGCGGTGGTCGGGCAGCGCGTCCCGCGGCTGCACGGGCTGGGTGTGGTCACCAGCCTCGGGCAGTACACCCAGAACATGCGCATGCCGGGAATGCTCCACACCCGGACGCTGCGCAGCCCGCACCCGCACGCCCGCGTCACGCGCGTCGATGCCAGCAAGGCCGAGGCGCTCCCCGGCGTCGCCGCCGTTCTGCACCGCGGCAATCTTCCGGCGGAGTACCGCGACGTCAGACTGGGGAGCGGCCCTCCGGACCGCTTCCTCTTCAACGAAGAAGTGTTCGAGGTCGGCGCCCCGATCGCCGTCGTCGCTGCGGAGAGCGAGCACGTCGCGGATCACGCGATCCGGCTGATCGAGGTCGGGTACGAGGTGCTGCCGGCCGTATTCGACGCGATGGAAGGCGCCCGCGCGTCGGCCCTCAAGCAGTGGGACAACCGGCAGAACGGGACGATCCTCAGCGTGACGCCGCCGCTCGTCCGCGGCAATCCGGACGGCGGTCGCGCCGACACGACGATCGAGGCGGTCCTCACGCGCGCGACCGAGCAGCACAACGCGCTGGAACTGACCAACTCGCTCATGTACTGGGATCAGGATCGTCTGGTCGCGCACTACACGAATCAGCACGCGCACGGCTCGCGCGGCGGGCTGTCGCAGGCGCTGAAGCTGCCGGCGAACCGCGTCCGCGTCGTCCAGAACGGGTACATGGGGTCGGGGTACGGCTACCGCTCCGGCATCGATCTCACCGAAGTGCACACGGCCATCCTGGCCCGCCTCACGGGCCGGCCGGTCAAGACGATGTATACGCGCGAGGAGGATTTCATCGCGCGCACCCACCGTCCCTCGTTCCGCAACGAGATGAAGCTCGGCGTGAACCGCGATGGCGCGATCCAGTTCGGCCACTTCCGGGTGTACGCCAACGTGGGTGCGCACCGCACCGGCGCCGCGAACGGATCCTGGTTCGCCTTCATCAACCTCTACAACATCCCGAACCTGAAGCTGGAAGCGATCGACGTCTTCACGAACAGCTACAAGGCGGGCCCGTACCGGTGCGTCAGCCATCCGAACGGCACGTTCGCGCTCGAGATGATGATCGAGAGGGCCGCCCACGCGATCGGGATGGACCCGGTGCAGTTCCGGCTGAAGAACATCAACGAGCAGGGGAATCCGGACACGAAGAAGCCCTTCAGCAATCCAGGCATCCGCGACTGCATCACGGCGGCGGCCGACCGCATCGCCTGGAAGCAGCGGTGGCACGAGCCGCGCGGCAGAGAAGTGCGGCCGGGCGTGTTCCACGGCATCGGGCTGGCCGCGCACGCGTGCAGCCACGGGGCCGGCACGAATCCCGCCACCGGCCAGGTGATCGTGAACACCGACGGCAGCGTGCAGTGCGTGTCGGGCAGCACGGAGATCGGGTGCGGCCAGCGGACGCAGATGGCGATGATCGCGGCCGAGGCGCTGGGGGTGCCGCTCGATCAGGTGAGCATCGCCACCTACGTGGACACCGACAACACGACCGACGCCGGGAGCACGTCCGGCAGCCGCCAGACGAACACCGGGGGGCGCGGGATGTACGAAGCCGCGATGGACGCCCGGCGACAGATTCTGGATCTCGCCGCGCAGAAGTTCGCGGCGGACGCGAAGCAGCGGAACGAATCGCTGCAGGTGACGCCCGAACACCTCGAGCTGGCGAACGGCGAGGTGGTCCTCAAGGCGGATCCGTCGAAGAAGCTCGCGCTGCAGGCGGTGACTCAGGCCGCCGGCATGCCGATCCTCGGACGCGCGATCTACCGGCAGGACAACGACTGGGAGCGGACGGCCTGGGCGGCGCACGCGGTGGAGGTGGAGGTGGACACGGGGACCGGCAGCGTCGCCGTCAAGAAGGTCGTGGCGGCCCACGACGTGGGGCGCGCCATCAACCCGTTCGCCGTCGAGCAGCAGATTCGCGGCGGCGTCGTGATGGCGCTCGGCGCCGTCTTCACCGAGGAGCTGCTGCAGGACGCGGCGACCGGGCTCCCGCTCAACCCCAACATGCTGGACTACCGCCCGCTCAGCATCGAGGACGCGCCCGGCCAGATCGAGGTCGTGATGATCGAGCGGCCGAAGGCGTACGGCGTCTTCGGTGCGCACGGGATCGGCGAGCCGCCGATGGGGCCGCCGGCGGCGGCGGTGGCGGCCGCCGTCCACAACGCGGTCGGCATCTGGATGGAGCACATGCCGATGACGCGCGAGAAGGTGTTGGCCGCGCTGAGGGCTCTGAGGTAGGAGCGCCCATGAAGCCATTTGCACTCTACGAGCCGGCGACCGTTCCGGAAGCGGTGGCCCTGCTGGCGAAACTCGGCAGCAAGGCGAGGGTCCTCGCCGGCGGCAGCGATCTCGTCGCGGGCGTGATGAAGGACTGGGTCGAGGGCCCGGGCATGCCCCTTCCCGACGCGCTCGTCGACGTGACCACGATCCCGCAGCTGCGCGGCATCAAGATCGATCGGAAGGGGGCCACGATCGGCGCCAACACGACGCTCACCGAGATCGTCGAGTCGAAGGAGCTGAACGCGATGGCGCCGTTGCTCGTGCGGGCCGCGCACGGCGTCGCCTCACCCCTCATCCGGAACTACGCCACGCTCGGCGGCAACGTCAACCAGCGGCCGCGCTGCTGGTTCCTCCGCGGGCGCGACTTCGCCTGCTACAAGAAGGGCGGGGACACCTGCTTTTCGGTGACGGGCGACAACCGCTACCACGCGATCATCGGCGGGGAGCTCTGCTACATCGTCCATCCGTCCGACACCGCGACGGCGCTGCTCGCGTTGAACGCACAGGCGAAAATCGCCGGCCCGGCGGGAGAGCGCACGGTCCCGTTCGACAGCTACTTCACCGGTCCGCGCGAAGACGTCCTGCGTGAGAACGTGCTCAAGCCCGACGAACTGCTCGTTGAAGTGTTCGTGCCGGCGCCGGCGGCGGGCGCGAGGCAGGCCTGGACGAAGCTGAAGAACCGCGAGGTCTACGACTTCGCGGTGGTTTCGGTCGCGGCGGCGTTCGTCACGGCGGGCGACACGTGGCAGGACGGCCGCATCGTCATTGGCGGCGTGGCGCCCGTCCCGTATCGCGCCGCGGTCGTCGAGAGCCAGCTCAAAGGCCGGAGCGTCAGGAGCAGCATCAGGCAGGCGGCGGCCGCGATTCGAACGGTGGCTCGCCCGATGAGCCAGAACGCCTACAAAGTGGACGTCACCCAGACGTTGATCGAGCGGACGGTGCTGGGGGCGCTGGAGGAGAAGGGCACGCAGCTATAACATCGGCTGGAGGCAATTCAGCAGCGAGTTGTGGATCACGCCGTTGCTCGCCACGTAATCGCCATCCGAGTAGAGCCACGTCATCCCCCGCGCGTCGGTGAGAACGCCGCCGGCGCGCTCGACGATGAGGCTCGCCGCCGCGATGTCCCAGATCTTCAAATCGAGGTGCCAGTAGGCGTGGAGCCGTCCGGCGGCGACGTGACAGAAGCCGAGCGCGGGCGAGCCCATCATCGTGCACGCGAGCACCTGATCGACCATCACGTTGACAATCGATCGCGCCTTCCGCCGGCGGTCACCGCCGCAGGGCCAGTCGGTGCCCAGGATCGCGCCGCTCCAGGCCTCCGACCCTTCGGAAATCTGCTGGACGCCGATGTTCCGGCCGTTGAGCGTGGCGGGGGTGTCCGCGGTTGCGGCGAACAACTCGTCGCGGGAAGGATCGTAGACCACGCCCACTTGTATGCGGCCCGCGGATCGCAGCGCGACCGAGAGCCCGAAATGCGGGATGCCCTGGACGAAATTCAGACTGCCGCAGATCGGATCGACGATCCAGAGCTGGTCGGCGTCGACGGGAAGGGTCGCCTCGGCCGGCCCCTCCTCGGCCAGGATGCCGGCGCGCGGATACGCCGCGAGGATTGTCGAGGCGATCGCCTCCTGAACGTCCAGCGAAGCCTGGGCGACGAGGTCCCGATCTCCCTTCCAGCTGACGTATCCCGGGTCGCCCATGCGGGCGCGGCTGACCTCTCCGCCCCGGCGGACGGCCTGCACGGCCACTTCCAGCCGGCGACTGAGTTCGACGCTCATCGGCGCAGTCTAGCCCATGGCCGCCTCACGCGGCGCCCGGAGTCCCGTCACGCCGATCCCCCGCTCTGCGCGCGCGCGCCGCCGCAGTGTAGGCTGGCGCGAGGAGACGGCCGATGAACTCAGCGATGCCCGCCCGGGATCTCTTCGACATCCCGGACGGCGTGACGTATCTCAATTGCGCGACGATGTCGCCGCAGCTGCGAGCGGCGACCGAGGCTGGACTGGAGGCCGTCAGGCGGAAGGCGGCCCCCTGGACGATCTCCCAGGCGGATTTCTTCAGCGGCGCCGAGGAGCTTCGCGCGCTGGCGGCCGCGGTGGCGGGGGTCGAGACCGACGCGATCGCGCTCGTGCCGGCCGCCAGCTACGGCATCGCCGTCGCGGCGAAGAACGCCCCTGTCCGCGCGGGACAGTCGATCGCCGTTCTCGACCGCGAGTTTCCCTCGAACGTCTACGCCTGGCGCGCGCTGGCGCAGCGAACCGGCGCGCGTGTCGTCACCGTCGCGCGCACCGGCGGCGAGTCCTGGACGGACGCGATCCTGCGCACGGTGGACGAGCGGACCGCGATCGTGTCCGTGCCGCACTGCCACTGGACGGACGGCAGCCGGATCGACCTCGCACGTGTCGGCGACCGCGCGCGGGCGGCGGGCGCGATGCTCGTCGTGGACGCGAGCCAGTCGCTCGGCGCGTGCCCGCTCGACATCCGGTGCGTCCAGCCGGATTTCCTCGTCGCCGTCGGCTACAAATGGCTCCTGGGGCCGTACTCGCTCAGCTACCTCTACGCATCGCCGCGGTGGCGCGAGCGCGGCGTGCCGCTCGAGGACTCGTGGCTCGCGCGCGAGGGGAGCGGGGACTTCGCGCGCCTGGTGGACTACCGCGACGAGTATCGCCGCGGCGCGCGGCGGTTCGACATGGGCGAGGTCTCGCAGTTCGTGCTGGCGCCGATCGCGGCCGCGGCGCTGGGGCAGATCCTCTCGTGGACCGTCGAAGCCATCCAGTCGTCGCTCTCGCGGCTGACCGATCGAGCGGCTGAGCTGGCGGCCGCCTCGGGCTACATCACGCAGCCGCCCAGCGAGCGCGTCGGCCACATGATCGGCGTCCGGCTGCCGGGCGGCATCCCGCCAGATCTGATTGCGAGGCTTGCCGCCGCGCGCATCTACGTCGGCCTCCGAGGGGATTCGATCCGGGTCGCGCCCCACCTCTATAACACCGAGGCGGACATCGATCGCCTGTTCTCGGTGCTGGCGGGCTGAACCGTTCATCGGCGCCTTACGCGCGACGAAAACGCGCTTACTCCGCCTGTAATCGCTGCCCGCGGATCCCGCGATTCTTCCCCGTTTTCCGCGCCACCGCTGGTGGTACTCGACTTGTGAAGGCGGATTCGGAGCGAATCGTTCAGCAGGAGGAGCAGCATGCGATTCACACGCCGATGCACGTCCCTGTCTCTCGCCGCCGCCGCGCTGGCCGCGTATGCCGCCTCGAGCGGTCCCGAGATCCACGCGCAGAGTGGACCGCAGGTCCTCGTCCCGAACCTCGCCGTCAGAACCGTCGTCAGCGGGCTGATTACGCCCGTCGCGATGGCCTTCCTCGGCCCCGACGACATCCTGGTGACCGAGAAGAACACCGGGCAGGTGAAGCGGATCGTCGGCGGCGCCGTGCAGTCCACGGTCCTCGATCTGGCCGTCAACTTCGGTTCCGAGCGCGGCCTGCTCGGTATTGCGCTGCACCCGGACTTCTCGTCGAACGGCGCCGTCTATCTGTACTGGACCGAGAGCACGACGGGCGCCGACACGAACGTGCTGTCCCAGACATCGCTGCTCGGAAACCGCGTGGACCGTTTCATCTGGGACGGCACCTCTCTCACGCTCGATCGGAACATCATCCGGATTCGGGCGATTCAGCAGGACGCGGGACAGCCGGAGCGCGGCAACCACGACGGCGGCGTGATCGCGTTCGGACCGGACGGGAAGCTCTACGTCTTCACGGGCGATGTCGGGCGGCGCGGTCAACTGCAGAACCTGCCTTGCGGCCCCACGGCCACGTGTCCCGGGCCGATCGTTCCCGACGACCAGTTCGGCGGCCCCGAACCAGACGAGGCGCACCGCACGGGAGTGGTCCTTCGCCTCAACGGCGACGGGACGACGCCAGGAGACAACCCGTTCTTCGCGGCAGGCGCCGCCATCGGCGGCGAGGCCGGCGCGTCGGTGCAGCGAATCTTCTCCTACGGGCACCGAAACGGAATCGGCATGGCGTTCGATCCGCGGTCGGGCCGTCTCTGGATGCAGGAAAACGGCGACGACAGCTTCAGCGAGCTGAACCTCGTCGACGCGGGCATGAACGGCGGCTGGGTGCAAATCGCCGGGCCCGTGGAACGGATCGCGCAGTTCAAGGAGATCGAGACGACCTTCGGCGGCCGCAATCTGCAGCAGCTCCGCTGGCCGCCGGCCAATATCGCCGACACGCCCGACGGAGCCCTTTCGCGGCTGTTCATGCTGTCGGGCGCGCACTACAGCGATCCGGAATTCAGCTGGAAATGGGAAGTCGCGCCGGCCGGCCTCGGCTTCATGTCGGGCCGCGCGCTCGGCCGGCAATTCGACGGCGATCTCTTCCTCGGCGCGGCGACGCCGCTCCTCCAGGGAGGCTATCTCTTCCGGTTCAACCTCACGGGGAACCGCGCGAAGATTGCCGTTGACGATCCGCGGCTGGAGGACCGGGTCGCCGACAATCTCGCGAAGCACGAGATCACGGAAAGCGAGAGCCTGCTCTTCGGCCGCAACTTCGGAATCGCAACCGACATCCGCACCGGTCCGAACGGCAACCTGTTCGTCGTGTCGCTGACCGGGGGCGCGATCTACGAGATCCATCGCGTGAAGTAGACGGGGACCATGGTTCGGGGCGGCGCGCCGATGATCGAGCGCGGCGGCGTGTATCATGATGTCTTGTGGCGTCACGATCCTCCCGGTCGGCCCGGCTGACGCTCGTCGCCTTCGGCCTGCTCTGTTCCGTGCGGGGGATTGAGGCGCAGGACGCCGCGACATCTGCCGGAACGATCGCACGCACTCCCATTTCACGCGAACGGCGCTACGTGATGAACGCGCGGATCCGGCCGTTGCTGTTCTGGATCCGCAAGAACAACGTGGGTGCCGCGCGCATTACGTGGCGCGGCAACCGCGAGGGCGCACACGGCTACGAGCTGCTGGTCGGGTCCGATCCGCTCAAGGCGCCGCGCAAGATCAACAGGTGGGGATACATCGCGGAGCACGCGCTCGATGGCGATGCCGCCGTGGTCGGGGTGATGAAGCACGCGAATTCGGAATCCGTCGAGGAGGCGGAACGGCAGCTGGCGCGCGAGGGGACGGGCGGTTATGTCTTCCAGGCGATTCGCGCGCACGTCAGGGGCGAGGTGTCCACTTCGGAGATCGTGCAGATCCGCAGCGACACGGACATGAGCTACCGGGAACTCGACGCGCTGCTCGCGCGCGTGGACCGCGTGGAGGCGCCGCCGCGCAGTGTCAGCGTGCCGAACGCGATCGCGCCCGGCCTGCTCTCCGCCGTTGCGGAGATGGTCCACGAGACCATCTCGCGGCCCGAGCGCGGTCGCGCGACGCGTCTCTCTCCGCCCCGGCCGGGCCCATACGTGTACAACAACCGGCTCTACGACCTGACGATGCGGTCGCTGGAGGCGGTGACGGACTTCGCGGCCGGCGAACGCCGTTACGGCCCGGCCCTGGACGCGGAGTTCGAAATCCTGAACCGCTCCACGCGCAACAAGACAAAGTTTTCCATCGTGTACGGCCGCAGCGGCGCGCTGGCCGGCGTGCCGCTCAAAATCGTGTTCCGGCCGAAATGGTGGTTCGAGGCGGAGCTGCTCCTCGAAGACTGACGCGCGGCCGCTCAGCGCTCGTCGGGCCGGACGTCGATCGTAATCTCCCGCCATCTCCCCTGGTTGAAGCGCCACACGCTCAGCGCGCACCGCGTCGCGTGTCCGGCCAGGATCGCCAGCCAGATATCGAGGGCGTCGAGCCGGCCCGCCTGCTGGATGAGGACGCAGATGCCGAGCGGCACGATGATCTGCGAGACGATCGAAATAAAGA
This window encodes:
- a CDS encoding succinylglutamate desuccinylase/aspartoacylase family protein, which codes for MKRPTLRCRATLALAGVWLGVATAAAQDQTTFTVGTARAARGQKAFGAIEVPAAADAGLSIPVAVIHGPRPGPVLALVAGSHGTEYASILAVVRLIQSLEPASIRGTVIAVPLVNPRSFHAIVPHPHPVDGRNMNRRYPGSASGSQTDRASALITREVLARADYLIDFHGGDLDESLYPFAYWPRTGREAQDAASRAMVLAFGIDHIVLSTVRPPDASNLTSISGASSARGTPTIIVEAGHAGTTEPDDIRVLVDGTASVMRQLEMIDGRPAPIERPVWIDRIERVPGGTNGVFQPLVRRGQYVEAGMKVGMVTDYFGRKIADAVSPVAGVVLFIRAVPSIASDETIAYIGPLAPPPR
- a CDS encoding amidohydrolase family protein, translating into MLNRAVTLASTLAVLLPICAQAQPAPAAPAPGSAVRVIKAGRLIDPETGTAAANQVIVIEGDRIKAVGANLPIPQGAEVIDLSQMSVLPGLVDAHTHMAITYKEIPENNVYYYTYVQDSTPLRAIQAASNGMQLLASGFTVIRDVGNNALYADTALRAAIEQGWLPGPTVIPSGPMIGSTGGQYWPTPEMYKHHDIMYPEYIDANSPEEITRAVRENLLFGAKTIKICVDCKPWGYSVEDMQLVVREAAKGGAKVDGHCQTPEGVQRAIDAGIYIISHGRAVTSEHHAQMAKKGMFLASTDTPFTRYRGTEQAFQQAVAQLRSAWEKGVLVTFSTDMDYWNERMKRDDGSWMTRGDLTIDFLRTWKAAGIPNADILKAMTINGYKAADLIAERGPIKPGLYADLIAVPGNPLDDIDSLRNVQFVMKNGVVYKRNGRIEPEKFLNPGPIKGWNRR
- a CDS encoding aldehyde dehydrogenase family protein, which encodes MVATSGALLVGGRWIDRDETIEVRNPLDGTLAGRVPRGTVADVDEAIRSAVDALRTDFPVHARCDVLLRAAALIEQRQDEYAWHIAAEGSKTIREARREPPRAAQILRLAAEEGRRLAGETLPFDSRVGSENRVGYYFRVPVGVIGAITPFNDPLASAAHKVAPALAGGNAVVLKPASRTPLSPYQLARDLTEAGLPPGRLNVVFGGGHDLGDALVSDPRVRMVTFTGGLAAGARVTRNAGIKKLSLELGSNSAVIVMPDANLDRAVRAISDGAFAQAGQNCLGVQRVLIHREIYHAFAERFVAHVATLRAGSSMDATTDVCAMISEREAERVEQWIREAVDGGATVLAGGGRRGALVPPTVLSGVPRGVRLDSEEAYGPVVSLYEVGSLDDAIQAANAVNYGLHAAIFTERLSDAFAAARRLEVGAVIVNDSTDYRLDVMPFGGTKMSGIGREGIRFALQEMTDTRVVCLNV
- a CDS encoding (2Fe-2S)-binding protein — protein: MTTRRVTLDIDGKTREVTVDVRESLWETLNYQLGLSNANLGCDRAQCGACTVLVDGRPVTSCSILTARLGRGQKILTVAGITRGPGVEGLHPLQRAFWFEGGFQCGICTRGVIMSAYALLERNRNPTDADITEALAGNICRCGEYVGIISAVRKAAAEMRGEPVTYSAAPKTGMTATAAAAPAGEKASKQFEFVTPLGTIEVYDEIALELKQTPGIVDVSGSERTIAVTWDSARLDEARVRQLLAQSGHPVR